The Ptiloglossa arizonensis isolate GNS036 chromosome 13, iyPtiAriz1_principal, whole genome shotgun sequence genome window below encodes:
- the LOC143153857 gene encoding charged multivesicular body protein 7 produces the protein METKNMDNNLLLPSEIMPECWNQEERMNALFSPFRSKSANPQDWVSKYKFWQNIIYEWLKYTTRCSFSITDLNSAFKRKGCTPLCLVSVIEELIRNNEIITETEFLKEPCDSWTSWSIDIFIKKPLVWSFSKVKSYVVSNEVNKETRYVHLQIVRELGKTILSILEEEQENILMPFSEIVKNCKSKINKNISDNIVMLVLIYLRREKKVTFTNNANENELLIKITVHSLDNITEIEEGLYKLLKQENELVKEIQHMEEKKINILNQTKSYLDKGLQQVAKTHLKKKLVLENTIKKRVHTLENIQTLILSIQNTHTNTAVLAAYKTGSNVLKKLNESGLTESNVRDVMDDLSEALEEQNEVQLMLSETMKIDDSDIELEQELEELMKLDENVFPVIPNTKLTSDVDELEKSLKALHVENTSISNIHSPESSFQSIHNKQTLAKLECT, from the exons ATGGAAACTAAAAATATGGATAATAATTTGCTATTGCCATCTGAAATAATGCCAGAATGTTGGAACCAAGAAGAAAGAATGAATGCTTTATTTTCTCCTTTTCGAAGTAAATCTGCTAATCCACAAGATTGGGTATCTAAATATAAGTTTTGGCAAAACATAATATATGAATGGTTGAAGTATACTACGCGATGCAGTTTCTCTATTACAGATTTAAATAGTGCTTTTAAAAGAAAAGGTTGCACACCACTTTGTTTGGTATCTGTTATCGAAGAACTTATTAG aaataatgaaataattacaGAAACTGAATTTTTAAAAGAACCATGTGATTCTTGGACATCATGGTCAattgatatatttataaaaaagccACTTGTATGGTCGTTTTCAAAAGTTAAAAGTTATGTTGTAAGCAATGAAGTTAATAAAGAAACTCGATATGTACATTTGCAAATTGTCAGAGAATTAGGAAAAACAATACTTTCTATTTTAGAAGAGGAGCAAGAAAATATTCTTATGCCATTTTctgaaatagtaaaaaattgtaaatctaaaataaataaaaatatatcagaTAATATTGTCATGTtagttttaatatatttaagacGTGAAAAAAAGGTGACTTTTACGAATAATGCAAATGAAAATGAATTACTGATTAAAATTACTGTACATTCATTGGACAATATAACAGAAATCGAGGAAGGACTATATAAGTTATTGAAACAAGAAAATGAACTTGTAAAAGAAATACAAcatatggaagaaaaaaaaatcaatatccTTAATCAAACTAAGTCCTATTTGGACAAAGGATTACAACAAGTGGCAAAAAcacatttaaagaaaaaattggTGCTGGAAAATACCATTAAGAAAAGGGTGCACactcttgaaaatattcaaacccTTATATTAAGCATTCAGAATACTCACACAAATACTGCTGTACTAGCAGCTTATAAAACGGGATCTAATGTGTTAAAGAAATTGAATGAAAGCGGTTTAACAGAATCTAATGTCAGAGATGTTATGGATGATTTGTCAGAG GCTTTAGAAGAACAGAATGAAGTACAACTTATGTTATCAGAAACTATGAAAATTGATGATTCAGATATTGAATTAGAACAGGAACTTGAGGAATTAATGAAACTTGATGAGAACGTTTTTCCTGTAATACCAAATACAAAATTAACATCTGATGTTGATGAACTTGAAAAAAGTTTAAAAGCTTTACATGTTGAAA ATACCAGTATATCCAATATCCATTCTCCTGAATCATCGTTTCAATCTATTCATAATAAACAGACATTGGCAAAACTGGAGTGTACGTAA